In Virgibacillus sp. NKC19-16, a single genomic region encodes these proteins:
- a CDS encoding ABC transporter ATP-binding protein — MKIEVNNLSKTYGEKYALNHVSFTLEENKIYGLLGRNGAGKTTFMDILSGQILASSGNIKINGENPFDNQELTESICLIKEANNFPKELKIKDVLTIFSYFYPNWEQTLAEDLLKEFNLTRQLKIKMLSKGMESALGITVGLASRAPITVFDEPYIGMDAPSRKRFYELLLEDYQEYPRTIIFSTHLIDEVSLMFEGVIILQEGSVVLQESSEVLREQTVAVSGPTEKVDAFLQDKEVIERKDLAGNSFVYAYGTKGEANAAGLQVEGVPIQELMIHLTEKKGA, encoded by the coding sequence ATGAAGATTGAAGTGAATAATTTAAGTAAGACGTACGGAGAAAAGTATGCATTGAATCATGTTTCGTTTACGCTTGAAGAGAATAAAATTTATGGTCTGCTTGGAAGAAATGGTGCTGGCAAAACAACGTTCATGGATATACTCAGTGGGCAAATTTTAGCATCAAGTGGAAATATAAAAATTAATGGGGAAAATCCATTCGACAACCAAGAATTAACGGAATCCATTTGTTTAATTAAGGAAGCGAATAATTTTCCTAAAGAGTTAAAGATCAAAGACGTGTTAACGATTTTTTCCTACTTTTACCCGAATTGGGAGCAAACACTCGCAGAAGACTTATTAAAAGAGTTTAACTTAACGAGGCAATTGAAGATAAAAATGTTATCAAAAGGGATGGAATCCGCTTTAGGTATTACGGTTGGCTTAGCGAGTAGAGCACCAATTACGGTCTTTGACGAGCCGTATATCGGGATGGATGCACCATCACGAAAACGATTTTATGAATTGTTACTAGAAGATTATCAGGAGTATCCACGAACAATTATCTTCTCGACACATTTAATTGATGAGGTTAGCTTAATGTTTGAGGGCGTAATCATCTTACAAGAAGGTTCTGTTGTTTTACAAGAATCCTCAGAAGTATTAAGAGAACAAACAGTAGCCGTATCTGGGCCAACGGAAAAGGTTGATGCATTTCTACAGGACAAAGAAGTGATTGAAAGAAAGGATCTGGCTGGAAATTCTTTTGTCTATGCCTATGGTACAAAAGGAGAAGCGAATGCAGCTGGATTGCAAGTAGAAGGCGTGCCAATTCAAGAATTGATGATCCATTTAACGGAAAAGAAGGGAGCATAA
- a CDS encoding GntR family transcriptional regulator has protein sequence MKKILDESKPIFIQIKDQIEDSIMDQSYKVGDRVPSTNEFAAFYQINPATAGKGINELVAEGILVKRRGVGMFVTEAAKEIVIEKRKQTFYDNYMHPLKEEAKKLRMNEDELMEMLQREDKQNED, from the coding sequence ATGAAAAAAATACTAGATGAAAGCAAACCGATCTTTATACAGATTAAAGATCAAATAGAAGACTCGATCATGGATCAGTCATATAAGGTTGGTGATCGGGTACCTTCCACAAATGAATTTGCTGCCTTTTATCAAATTAATCCTGCTACTGCTGGTAAAGGAATTAATGAATTGGTGGCAGAGGGGATATTGGTGAAAAGGAGAGGAGTAGGCATGTTTGTAACCGAAGCGGCTAAGGAGATTGTTATTGAGAAGCGCAAGCAGACATTTTATGACAATTACATGCATCCACTAAAGGAGGAAGCAAAAAAGCTTCGAATGAATGAAGATGAACTTATGGAAATGTTGCAAAGGGAGGACAAACAAAATGAAGATTGA
- a CDS encoding GNAT family N-acetyltransferase, translated as MIEVRRGLPKHVEGISRVCIEGRRDTIGGIIKSTESMKRNDKIFYNHDRIRRELEEAEGWDGYFVALDDGIVVGAIGGGMIDETKSEVYVLYLDPERRREGIGTELLNHLTDVQRNKGASEQWVSVLKGNVKGIPFYEVKGFRFMGEKEAYGNVEGEDYISLRYRREI; from the coding sequence ATGATAGAAGTTAGAAGAGGATTGCCAAAACATGTGGAAGGCATTTCCAGAGTATGCATAGAGGGAAGACGGGACACAATTGGAGGGATCATCAAAAGTACAGAAAGTATGAAAAGGAATGATAAAATATTCTATAATCATGATCGTATTAGGCGTGAATTGGAGGAAGCGGAGGGTTGGGATGGTTATTTCGTAGCACTTGATGATGGGATCGTTGTGGGTGCGATTGGCGGAGGTATGATAGATGAGACTAAAAGTGAAGTCTATGTTCTATACTTAGACCCCGAACGACGTAGGGAAGGGATAGGTACCGAACTTTTAAATCACTTAACAGATGTCCAACGTAATAAAGGGGCGAGCGAGCAATGGGTGTCCGTTCTAAAAGGCAATGTTAAAGGTATTCCTTTTTATGAAGTAAAAGGATTCCGTTTTATGGGTGAAAAAGAGGCCTATGGTAACGTTGAAGGAGAAGACTATATTTCTTTGAGATATAGAAGGGAAATATAA
- a CDS encoding VOC family protein, with the protein MANFKIEKINTIIIPVKDLNRSIDFYKNVLHLTEDFVENGMAYFSVGQGEDEISIMLHIIDEPEPVEKGIVFELMTEDVVAAVESIKNVGEEIVQEPVDREWGVTEAVIADPDGYRIWVVQPLS; encoded by the coding sequence ATGGCTAATTTTAAAATTGAAAAAATCAATACGATTATCATTCCGGTAAAAGATTTGAACAGGTCAATCGATTTTTATAAAAATGTATTACATTTGACTGAGGATTTCGTGGAAAACGGGATGGCTTATTTTTCCGTTGGACAGGGTGAAGATGAAATCAGCATTATGCTACATATTATTGATGAACCTGAACCGGTGGAGAAAGGGATTGTTTTTGAGTTAATGACGGAAGATGTTGTTGCGGCCGTTGAGTCCATCAAAAATGTCGGCGAAGAAATTGTCCAGGAACCTGTTGATCGCGAGTGGGGAGTTACAGAAGCTGTCATAGCTGATCCGGACGGTTATCGAATTTGGGTAGTTCAGCCATTGTCATAG
- a CDS encoding ArsR/SmtB family transcription factor: protein MKRDFFIPTYPSPKINIEQSLGANLLSNIQLTDYFLNSSAHSSEWLRDFSNLLPKNIKEDLQVLRTVFAHGVILREYYIKNHDNLDEGWEQFISWWKEMSEAQVLDLLIYGIRETMDYYYQFLPRNPLVEKTMEHVNLEEEELKEPVNRSRAIKAVLESWSVGNVEEIQTSYGDLASIKERMIRLIEGFWNYGFKELWEKENKWLAEWQQKNNQHLSKLYRTNEEALLEVTGLFPDTNELDNLRRAETMTFLPVINLDRLLIFFNVDQHIYVMFDPLGDTAEKQTNAPDFTAISPAFEGMGDQTRLQIIGLLAENREMFAQQIVTKLDMKQSTISRHLNQLNKSGLVSIRRVGNTKYFSINNEEIKKMMDVLETFLK from the coding sequence ATGAAAAGGGATTTTTTCATACCTACCTATCCATCGCCAAAAATAAATATAGAGCAATCATTGGGCGCGAATCTTCTTTCCAATATTCAGCTGACTGATTACTTTTTGAATAGCTCTGCCCATTCGTCGGAGTGGTTAAGGGATTTTTCCAACCTACTGCCAAAAAATATTAAAGAGGATTTGCAGGTACTAAGAACAGTTTTTGCTCACGGTGTTATTCTTCGGGAATATTACATTAAAAATCATGATAATTTGGATGAGGGTTGGGAGCAGTTTATCAGCTGGTGGAAAGAAATGTCTGAGGCGCAAGTGTTGGATCTTCTCATTTATGGAATCAGGGAGACCATGGACTATTATTATCAGTTTCTGCCTCGTAATCCTTTGGTCGAAAAAACGATGGAGCATGTCAATTTGGAAGAGGAAGAATTAAAAGAGCCTGTAAATCGAAGTAGAGCCATAAAAGCTGTTTTGGAAAGCTGGTCCGTTGGAAATGTAGAGGAAATCCAGACTTCATATGGTGATTTAGCATCGATTAAGGAAAGAATGATCCGATTAATAGAAGGCTTTTGGAATTACGGTTTTAAAGAGCTTTGGGAAAAGGAAAATAAATGGTTGGCTGAATGGCAACAAAAAAATAATCAACATCTATCCAAGCTGTACCGGACAAACGAAGAGGCACTTCTGGAGGTGACCGGCTTATTCCCTGATACGAATGAATTGGATAATTTAAGGCGGGCAGAAACCATGACGTTTTTACCTGTCATTAATTTAGACCGACTGCTGATTTTTTTCAATGTTGATCAACATATATACGTTATGTTTGACCCTTTAGGAGATACTGCGGAAAAACAAACAAACGCTCCGGATTTCACGGCCATTTCACCAGCATTCGAGGGGATGGGAGACCAAACACGACTGCAAATCATTGGCCTATTGGCTGAAAACAGAGAAATGTTTGCACAGCAAATTGTAACGAAATTGGACATGAAGCAAAGTACGATATCACGTCATCTGAACCAATTAAACAAATCAGGACTCGTATCCATTCGAAGAGTAGGAAACACAAAGTATTTTTCGATCAACAATGAAGAAATTAAAAAGATGATGGATGTATTGGAGACATTTTTAAAATAA
- a CDS encoding four-helix bundle copper-binding protein, whose product MAHEQHQQLLQTLHECMTACNHCYDACLKEDDVKMMADCIRLDRECADICAYLEQAISRGTSFVSELASVCATICEACGNECKKHPHDHCQKCADACFKCAEACRSVA is encoded by the coding sequence ATGGCGCATGAGCAACATCAACAACTATTACAAACGTTACATGAATGTATGACAGCATGTAATCACTGTTATGATGCATGTTTAAAAGAGGACGATGTTAAAATGATGGCCGACTGCATTCGGTTAGATAGAGAATGCGCTGATATTTGTGCTTATTTAGAACAAGCAATTTCAAGAGGAACATCCTTTGTTTCTGAATTAGCTTCTGTATGTGCTACTATTTGTGAAGCTTGTGGGAATGAATGTAAAAAACATCCTCATGATCACTGTCAGAAATGTGCTGATGCCTGCTTTAAATGTGCAGAAGCATGTAGAAGTGTTGCTTAA
- the ant(9) gene encoding aminoglycoside nucleotidyltransferase ANT(9): MSDLNNEKIPKQAIQSLKIVNELLGETVLGVYLFGSAVKGGLRINSDVDVLVIVDRGLSEITRRALTDRLMLISGKIGNTDSIRPLEMTIVNYEDVVPWRYPPKNEFIYGEWLRDVFKEGKTPEPTYDPDLAIVMVQVRKDSVSLFGPHASDLLDPVPVTDIRTAIVESLPELIEDMKGDERNVILTLARMWQTVAVGEISPKNVAAEWAIPRLSKEHATLLDLARKAYLGEYVDKWEGLDVEVTALVSQMKNAIESYFSV; the protein is encoded by the coding sequence ATGAGCGATCTGAATAACGAAAAAATACCGAAGCAAGCGATTCAATCATTAAAAATTGTAAACGAGTTGCTGGGCGAAACAGTATTAGGGGTATATCTATTTGGTTCTGCAGTAAAAGGTGGCTTGCGCATTAATAGTGATGTAGATGTCCTAGTAATTGTAGACCGTGGTTTATCTGAAATCACTCGAAGGGCGCTAACAGATAGGCTGATGCTTATATCCGGAAAGATTGGAAATACAGATTCTATACGACCACTTGAAATGACGATTGTAAACTATGAAGATGTTGTACCCTGGAGATATCCGCCGAAAAATGAATTTATCTACGGGGAATGGCTCAGGGATGTCTTTAAGGAAGGAAAAACCCCAGAGCCAACTTATGACCCTGATTTAGCTATCGTAATGGTACAAGTAAGAAAGGATAGTGTTTCTCTTTTTGGCCCCCATGCTTCAGATCTACTTGACCCTGTGCCGGTGACAGATATTCGAACAGCGATTGTGGAGTCTTTACCAGAATTAATTGAGGATATGAAGGGTGACGAACGTAACGTAATTTTAACACTAGCTCGAATGTGGCAGACAGTAGCTGTTGGTGAAATATCTCCAAAAAATGTGGCTGCAGAATGGGCTATACCTCGATTATCTAAAGAACATGCAACTTTGCTCGACTTAGCCAGAAAAGCTTACCTGGGAGAGTATGTTGATAAGTGGGAAGGACTCGACGTAGAGGTGACAGCACTCGTTAGTCAAATGAAAAACGCAATAGAGTCTTATTTTAGTGTTTAA
- a CDS encoding YbaN family protein, giving the protein MKNIKRILLILIGLISFGIGVAGTILPVLPGGPFYLVAAFCFTKSSERLDNWFKSTEVYDKYVEGFRQKRGMRRKEKIRINLIADFFIVFSIFIVDILFVQIVLVLLGLYKHYYFIKKIKTIKLEENE; this is encoded by the coding sequence ATGAAAAATATCAAAAGAATTCTTTTGATTCTTATTGGGCTTATATCTTTTGGTATCGGCGTTGCGGGAACGATACTCCCTGTTCTGCCCGGGGGACCATTTTACTTAGTTGCAGCTTTTTGTTTTACGAAAAGTTCTGAGCGGCTTGATAATTGGTTCAAAAGCACCGAAGTATATGACAAATATGTGGAAGGATTCCGCCAGAAAAGAGGCATGAGACGCAAAGAGAAAATACGCATTAATCTGATTGCTGATTTCTTTATTGTGTTTTCGATATTTATTGTTGATATTCTTTTTGTGCAAATAGTTCTTGTATTGCTTGGTCTTTATAAGCATTATTATTTCATTAAGAAAATCAAAACAATTAAGCTGGAAGAGAATGAATAA